In the genome of Dromiciops gliroides isolate mDroGli1 chromosome 1, mDroGli1.pri, whole genome shotgun sequence, the window AGCCAGAGACCCATGGGCCCTTAGACACCATGTAATCcacttcattgttgttgttgttgttgtttattaagTTTCACTGAGGCACTTTTTTCCTTCTATACCAGTCATTTCCAGACCTCCCCCTCCTTATCCCCCCCTTTATTTCATAAAGGAAGAAAGTAAggagaaatgacttacccaaggtcacacactgagttagtatcagagctgggacttggaagtccaatgatttcttgTTCTTTCTGCCTTTCAGTGGATCTGACTCTCCAAGGATTGCCCCTGTGGTTAGACCACATTAGAGGTCTCCCAAAACGTGGCTAGGACCACAGCCTCTTAGAGATCTAGCCTCCAAACCTCATTTTATGAAGATACCAAAGTCTCTGAGAAGGGTAGGGGATTTCCCCAAGGTCCCACACTGAGCCAGTGGCACAATCAGGATTAGAACATAGCTAAAAGGCACCTCAGAAGTCATTTCAATCagttttcagttgaggaaactgagtcccagggaggttCAGAGATTTGCCCGAGGTTATGCCACTAGTAAGCCAAATTGAGATTTGACCCTTGGCTCTGTGCGTCTGAAGTCCCTGTTTCATCACACGGCCTCTCGCCAGGCTGCAGGAGGCTGGGTGGGTGGGGCTATGTAATTAGGGGCAGCCATCAAGGGAACTGGAAGCAACTGCAGTCCCTTGATGAAGGGAATCCGGCAAATAGGTTCTTCTAAGGCCTGCTGAGGCACTCATGGGGAGCTTGTCTCCATGGCAACTGGAATCTACTGCTTCCTTTGTGGTTCTGAACCAGGCAATGTATCGATAGATGAGCTGAGAAACTGTGGGCATGGGAAAGAGGCCGCTGCTTTTATTCTTTATAGGGCTTAGGGTCAGAGGCTCTGGACAGTGATGATCAGGGAATCAGACTGAGGGGGGAGGGTCTCTTTGGGCCTGAACATGTGGCGCCCCAGATCCAGAACTGGGATGTGGCAGATGTTTCTGAAGACAATGCCAGTCACTCCTCTTAGTCTCTGACTTCCCCTGGCAGACATCCCGGTCAAGCCTTTTCAGCACTCGTGGAGGGGTGTTCCGTGTTGGAAGGCCCTCCCTGCCATCACCTCCCAGGACCTCAGCCCTTGCTCCAGCTCCCTCAAGACACCTATCAGGGATTCTTCTGTTCCCCACTTTGGTCCCCACTCTGGGAAAGAGGCTCCCATAGTCACCCTGCAGGAGCTGGTAGCTGAGGATGGAAATTCTTGTCTctcttgccccaccccaccccccagttctTCTTGTTCCACCTCGACAGGCCAGAATCAACAGCCCCTAGCCAGAGCCCCTGATGGGTTAGAAAAGCTAGACAGCGTGTTACCTTCCAAAGAAGTTCCAGGGTCCCTCTGAGACCCTGGGCAGGAAGTACAATTGGGGAAGGATGTTGACAAGCCAGGGTGTGACATTGAGTAGAGGACAGTGAGGATGATGAAGAAGCTGGAAACCATTTCCTACAAAGACCTGTTTGTTGTAAGAGCTAGGGTGGCTTcccctggagaagagaagcccAGGAGGCGGGGTGTGCTCTCTGTCCTCAGATACTGAAGGGCTGAATCCTAAAGGAGACAAATGCATTCTAGCTTCCCCAAAGCATAGAcctagaaagaggaaaatggcagGGAACCATTAGAAGTAGccagcattgggggcagctaggtggcacagtggatagagcagtggccctggagtcaggaggacctgagttcaaatccagcctcagacacttaacacttactagctgtgtgaccctgggcaagtcacttaaccccaattgcctcaccaaaaaaaaaaaaaaaaaaaaaaaaagagaagcagccAGCGTTGTGCCAAGCAGTGCTCTCAGGCTGAATTTCACCTGCTGAAGGGACTTGGGCTAGCTGGGGGAAGCTTGGACATTTAGAAGTGTCCTAGGATGGAGCTGGAGCAGGCTACTTAGGGAGGGAAGGACCCTGCTTGGCCAAGTCTCTGATGAGCAAGGAATAGTATGAGAACACACAGAGCCATATTCTCAGATCCTTGGAAGGCACACAGCCTGAGCCCAAGGACCTGAACACTGGAGAagagcatctttgtcaagaaaaccccagctggggtcacaaagagtccgatGCTACTGAACAACACTGACAAAGGACCTGGCAGCAAGAGTGTGAGGGGAAGAGTGGAGAGATGGGGAGTCCAAGAGGACTCAAAAGTAAGGGGGCagctcagggaagggaaaggaaaggaaggcccTGGATGAGGATGAAAAAGAGAgatttaggagcagctaggtggcgcagtggatagagcatcagccctggattcaggaggacctgagttcaaatctgacctcagacacttgacacttacttagctgtgtgaccctgggtaaatcacctaatcttcattgccctgccccccccccaaaaaagacagcCCCCAatagccccagattcaggagggcACCCCTAAAATCTCATTGGAGCCCCACTGTGTTCCTCTCTGCTCCTTTGAAGCACTGTACCCTGATACCACTGGACTTTCTTTCCCCTCCAAGACCCTTCCTTTAACCCCTTTCTCCTCATTAATTCAAAGGATGCTTACTAGAGGATCATGGGGAGTGTGAAGGTATAAGAACAGGAGGATCCTAAAATTTGAGGACTGGAAACCCCTCTccttttggggggtgtggggcagtgagggttaagtgacttgcccagggtcacacagctagtaagggtcaagtgtctgaggccggatttgaactcaggtcctcctgaatccagggccagtgcttttgaaaatttgtttttatgtggaAAAATCCTTTTTAACACAGAATGTCAACTGGGGAGCACAGAATAGAGAATATCAGAAATACTCCAGAtcttagaacatgggatgtcagagccaggagaaaataaatgaatgaaagaatgaaaaagcatttataaaactcctactatgtgccaggcaccatgctgagtgctggggataatgagttcacattctaatggcagaGAAGTCAACTCGCAATTAACTAGGTCCTTATAACACATGTCcttataacatatttatatgatacacatatatgtatatatgtgtatttataaaatacacaatacacacatgtataagtGTATTTAtaagacacatacatacacatataggtatgtgtgtatttatcagacaatacacatatatgtatgtgtgtttatatgatacacacatataaatacatgtacatatatgtatatgcgtatttataagatacacacatataggtacaTGTGTATTTatcagacacatacacatatatgtatgtgtgtttatatgatacacatatataaatacatgtacatatatgtatattgtatttataagatacatacatacacatataggtatatgtgtatttatcagacacacacatatatgtatgtgtgtttatatgatacacatataaaatacatgtacatatatgtatatgtgtatttataagatacatacatacacatataggtacATGTGTATTTatcagacacacatatatgtatgtgtgtttatatgatacacatatataaatacatgtaaatgtgtgtatttataagatacacacacatatatatgggggaggggtgtgtaTACACAGATACTCTTTCACTtgatatatagatgtatacatctatctatatacattcACCCTTTATGGATCTAGAGCTATATGTCTATATAGAGAggatatgtttgtatatatagatatatccataTAGACATAGAGCTATCTGTCTCTTTCTAGATTATCTCTAGCTATACCTATAGAAagaaccatccatccatctatccatctaataACTATTAAGTGCCTTTTGTATGCAATGCATGTACTGTGCTGTGTGTtggagaaagacaggaagaaaatgaaaaccagGTTGGtgcctgccttccaggagcttacaGGGTTAACCCAGCAAGCCTCCTGATCTATCtagcacctcccttccagggGTGCTTTGAGGACTAAGTGAGATCATATCTTTAAATCAGCTCCCTTAGCACAGGGCTCACTTGTGACAgccggtgcttaataaatgttcgttcTCTAGAGAGCACAGTAAGAATTAATTAGGGCACAAGAAACAAATGTACAAAGTTCTCTTGCTGGGTTTTTGATTGTTTGATTGCTTGGTTTCATTTTGATTGTTGGAcctgacttgtgattttattggtgtgaaGAATTCCTAGTAAGGAAATCCTCTCTACTCATGCAGATCAATAAGTACCTTccaacttctagttttaaataggatagatagatagatagatagatatatagatagatagatagatagatagatgatagatagatagatagatagatagatagatagatagatagatagatagatagattattaTAAATAGAATATATAGTTATTATGGTTTTTATAGTTTTAAAGTGCTGCCTAAAACACAGAGAAGTTAACTGATTAGCTtgggatcacatagccagtatgtagcTGAAgcgggacttgaactcaggtcctaggaGTCTTCTTGGTTGATTCTACCCAGCCCTCTAGACATAAAGTAATCTGTAAGTAGCCTGTTAGACTACACCCTGAGGAGAGAgttatttctctcccttcccctccaccttAGACTGGGAGCTTCTCAAGGGCAAGGTTGGGTCTCCCCTTTAGTTGAAGGCTTCTTGAAGTTCATGGGccctgtctcccccatcagagCAGCTTCTTCCTAGCCTGCCTTCTTCTCCTTTTGTGGCTAGTTCATGGTTCTTCCGACAGGGGGCACTGGGCTCCCATTGTGGGTTAACTGTTGCCTATGAGCTCTCCCCTTTGGGTACTTTGGTGGTATTCTTTTTCACTCTGTAAACTGTTGGTACATCAGCTATTGTCCTGCCTCCTTCTCCTTACCAGAATCATACaattatagaatgtcagaggtgggagtgTCCTAAGAACacgggatgtcagagctgggaaggcccttagaacatggaatgtcagagctgggagtgtccttagaacatgggatgtcagagctgggagggtccttaggacacgaatgtcagagctgggagggtccttaggacacagatgtcagagctgggagggtccttagaacacagaatgtcagagctgggagggtctttAGAACacgggatgtcagagctggagggctCCTATAACACAGACCCTGGCACATAAAATGTCAGACCTGaggtgggagggcccttggaataTAAAACACAATGTCTACATTGACAGGACCCTTAGACTACAGAATGCTAGggttggaagggtccttagaacaaaGAAGATAGAATATCTGAAGGGAAGAATTTTCACCTTCCAACGTTCCCCTCAGTTCCTGGCTGAGTCCCGTCCAGCCCTCAGTGTCTCTGTGCTGTGTCCAGGTGGATGCATCTATGCTCTACTCTTCAACACCAGCTGTCTGTCTATTTCTGGGTTGTTCCTTTCTGGTATTGTCTACATGTATATTGGTTTCTTGTGTATGTCTATCATCAGTgggggtgtgtatgtgtaagtgCATGGGTACTTGCCTGTGTACTAATTTCCCCTTCCGTGGCTTCTAGGAACTTAGGTTCCAGGCTCAGTAACTGGGCTGCCCCTTGACCAGCTGCCAGAGCCCTTCCTTGGACAGAGTGGGCTAAGGAGAGCAGCTCTGACTGAATTACTCCTGCCCAGGGTTTCCATTCTTTCAGATGCCCAAGGCATGTCCCTTTCCTTGCTCTTTCCTGAGAGAAAGGCCTGCGTGCATGAAGGAGGACATGGAGAGGACCATCTAAGCACCTTAGCCTTACTTGGGCTCCTTCCCCTGCCAGCTCAGGACCCGTCCTGCTTTCGTCCCCATCTGGGCGCCTTCCTGGGGGCCACCGGGGGCTCTTCTGTGGCTGCTCCTCCACCACAGCTGGGGTGGAGGCCCTGCTGGGGCCCtggcccctccctgcccctccgcCTCACCCTTGGGGGCACTGCTCCACTGCATAACAGGAAATTTCAAACAACAGGAAACCCTGGCCTAGTCTTCTTTGCTGTTCAAGGCAGGCAGGGCACTCCACCCTGCTCCTGCCCAGACACCACGGTCTCACTTTGCCTGTGAGAGGCCCTGGGGAATAGCGGAGCTCAGTTTCCTCGTGCGCCCTGGTTTGCTCGCAGGCTGGGTGATGAACCTCTCCTTTTGCTACCGGCTGGTGGACCTCGGGCAACCCGCCCTCATCCTGCAGCACTACAACCACACGGGCCGCCTGGAGTTTCGGGGACCCCCTGAAGAGGGCCTCGGCTGGCTTCGCAGCCTCTTCGTGGCTATCAGCTGTGTAATCATTGTGGAGAACCTGCTGGTGCTGGTGGCCATCATCACTCACATGCCCTCTCGCCGTTGGGTCTACTACTGCATCGTCAACATCACCCTGAGCGACCTCCTCACGGGCGTGGCCTACCTGGCCAACATTGTCCTGTCCGGTGGAAGGACCTTCCACCTGACGCCCACCCTCTGGTTCCTCCGAGAGGGGCTGCTCTTCATGGCCTTGGCCGCGTCCACCTTCAGCCTCCTCTTTACAGCCGTGGAGAGGTTCGCCACCATGATGCGTCCCGTGCTGGCCCGCAGCACCAGCAAGAGGGTCCGCGTGTTTGGCTTCATCTGCCTCTGTTGGCTCTTGGCTTTTCTGTTGGGCCTGTTGCCTCTGCTGGGCTGGAACTGCGTCTGTGACTTCTCCAACTGCTCCAGCCTGCTGCCGCTCTACTCCA includes:
- the S1PR4 gene encoding sphingosine 1-phosphate receptor 4, with translation MNLSFCYRLVDLGQPALILQHYNHTGRLEFRGPPEEGLGWLRSLFVAISCVIIVENLLVLVAIITHMPSRRWVYYCIVNITLSDLLTGVAYLANIVLSGGRTFHLTPTLWFLREGLLFMALAASTFSLLFTAVERFATMMRPVLARSTSKRVRVFGFICLCWLLAFLLGLLPLLGWNCVCDFSNCSSLLPLYSKWYILFCVVIFSLILASIMLLYGAIFRLVRANGQKMPRGHAHCKAQRLLQTVLMILVAFLICWGPLFGLLLADIFSSAAWAQEYLRGMDWILTLAVLNSAINPLIYSFRSREVCRAVLGFLCCGCLSLGIRGPGDCLIRAMETHSISSTESSLRPRDSLRTSRSLSFRMREPLSSVSSVRSV